The following are from one region of the Cystobacter ferrugineus genome:
- a CDS encoding GH92 family glycosyl hydrolase, protein MTPSKKMLGVLLLCPLWAGEAVALPSDYVNTLRGSNSGGGYSRGNTFPATAVPFGFNFWTPMTDANSTSWIYDYNRSAIQAFTISHMPSPWMGDRQTFQVMPQTGSVTADRASRGAAFSHANEIARAHYYSVRFNNGLQTEIAPTDHGASWRFTFPSTSSYVLFDTVDGKSGSLTIDQANGVVSGYTDHSTGWGPAPRMYFYARFSKAIAESQKVSGQRAVTSWVRFSTSPGEKVTMAIATSFLSVAQAQSNLEQEIGAKSFDTVKQEAQNAWNALLGKIEVEGATEDQKTILYSNLYRTFLYPNSAWENVGGTPRYASPYASGHPVKTGKVYVNNGFWDTYRTTWPFYSLLIPTRAGEMIDGFVNGYKDGGWVTRWSAPGYANIMVGTNSDVIFADAYLKGVRNFDVAAAYDSMLRNAATYSSDPARGRKGMDRSIFLGYTPQDRVGESTSWSLEGYLNDFGIGQLAQALGKTEDAQYFLNRSLNYVNLFSPSVGFFRGKNTNGTWRTSDADFKANRWGCEYTEGNAWHYSVLAPQDGQGLANLYQGRSGLANKLDAMFSAARDYDVGCYGGVIHEMKEAYDVNMGQYGHSNQPAHHTLYMYNYAGTPWRTQQRVRDVLNTQYQSGLGNGYGYLGDEDNGELSAWYLFSAMGFYPVSMGRPEYAVGAPYFTKMTVHLENGKDLVINAPNVSDTNRYIQGVSLNGQAYTRNYLPHSALANGGTLDFTMGASATNWGSGASDLPPSLTTGSAAAQPLADVAKGGIISASADNAASGEGSAQGFDDNSLTKWLAFQSTPWIRYQLAGGAKTVKMYTLTSANDFSGRDPRSWTLQASNDGSTWVTLDTRTGQDFPWRYQTRAFAVNNNTAYSQYRLQINETHGDSITQLAEIELLGR, encoded by the coding sequence GTGACTCCAAGCAAGAAGATGCTGGGCGTGCTCCTGCTGTGTCCACTCTGGGCGGGGGAGGCGGTGGCGCTTCCCTCGGACTACGTGAACACGCTGCGGGGGAGCAATTCCGGTGGCGGCTACTCCCGGGGGAACACGTTCCCGGCGACGGCGGTGCCCTTCGGCTTCAATTTCTGGACGCCGATGACGGATGCGAACTCGACGAGCTGGATCTACGACTACAACCGGAGCGCGATCCAGGCCTTCACCATCAGCCACATGCCGAGCCCCTGGATGGGGGATCGGCAGACGTTCCAGGTGATGCCCCAGACGGGCTCGGTGACGGCGGACCGCGCGAGCCGCGGCGCGGCCTTCAGCCACGCCAACGAGATTGCCCGGGCGCACTACTACAGCGTGAGGTTCAACAACGGCCTCCAGACGGAGATCGCGCCCACGGACCACGGCGCGTCCTGGCGCTTCACTTTCCCGAGCACCAGTTCCTACGTGTTGTTCGACACGGTGGATGGCAAGAGTGGCTCGCTCACCATCGACCAGGCCAATGGTGTGGTCTCCGGCTATACCGACCACTCGACGGGGTGGGGTCCCGCGCCCCGCATGTACTTCTACGCGAGGTTCAGCAAGGCGATCGCCGAGTCCCAGAAGGTGTCGGGGCAGCGCGCCGTGACGTCCTGGGTGCGCTTCAGCACCTCCCCGGGCGAGAAGGTGACGATGGCGATCGCCACCTCCTTCCTCAGCGTGGCCCAGGCCCAGTCCAACCTGGAGCAGGAGATTGGCGCCAAGAGCTTCGACACCGTCAAGCAGGAGGCGCAGAACGCGTGGAACGCGCTGCTGGGAAAGATCGAGGTGGAGGGGGCCACCGAGGATCAGAAGACGATCCTCTACTCCAACCTGTACCGGACGTTCCTGTACCCGAACTCGGCCTGGGAGAACGTGGGGGGCACGCCCCGCTACGCCTCGCCCTACGCGAGCGGCCATCCGGTGAAGACGGGCAAGGTGTACGTCAACAACGGGTTCTGGGACACGTACCGCACGACCTGGCCCTTCTACTCGCTGCTCATCCCCACCCGGGCCGGCGAGATGATCGACGGGTTCGTCAATGGCTACAAGGACGGGGGTTGGGTCACCCGCTGGTCCGCGCCGGGCTACGCCAACATCATGGTGGGGACGAACTCGGACGTGATCTTCGCCGACGCCTATCTGAAGGGGGTGCGCAACTTCGACGTCGCCGCGGCGTATGACTCCATGCTGCGCAACGCGGCGACGTACAGCAGCGATCCGGCCCGGGGCCGCAAGGGGATGGATCGCTCCATCTTCCTCGGCTACACGCCGCAGGATCGCGTGGGCGAGTCGACGTCCTGGTCCCTGGAGGGCTACCTCAACGACTTCGGCATCGGCCAGCTCGCCCAGGCGCTGGGCAAGACCGAGGACGCGCAATACTTCCTCAACCGCTCCCTCAACTACGTCAACCTGTTCTCGCCCTCGGTGGGGTTCTTCCGCGGCAAGAACACCAATGGCACGTGGCGGACCTCGGACGCGGACTTCAAGGCGAACCGGTGGGGCTGTGAGTACACCGAGGGCAATGCCTGGCATTACAGCGTGCTCGCGCCCCAGGACGGGCAGGGGCTCGCCAATCTCTACCAGGGCCGGAGCGGGCTGGCCAACAAGCTGGATGCCATGTTCTCGGCGGCCCGGGACTACGACGTGGGCTGCTACGGCGGCGTCATCCACGAGATGAAGGAAGCCTACGACGTGAACATGGGCCAGTACGGCCACTCCAACCAGCCCGCTCACCACACGCTCTACATGTACAACTACGCGGGGACGCCGTGGCGGACCCAGCAGCGCGTGCGCGACGTCTTGAATACCCAGTACCAGTCCGGTCTCGGCAATGGGTACGGCTACCTGGGTGACGAGGACAACGGCGAGCTGTCCGCGTGGTACCTCTTCAGCGCGATGGGCTTCTATCCGGTGAGCATGGGCCGGCCGGAGTACGCCGTGGGCGCTCCGTACTTCACCAAGATGACGGTCCACCTGGAGAATGGGAAGGACCTCGTCATCAACGCCCCGAACGTCAGCGACACGAACCGGTACATCCAGGGCGTCTCCCTGAACGGGCAGGCGTATACGCGCAACTACCTGCCCCACTCGGCCCTCGCGAACGGCGGCACGCTGGACTTCACGATGGGCGCGTCCGCGACCAACTGGGGCTCGGGCGCGAGTGATCTGCCGCCTTCGCTCACCACGGGCAGCGCCGCGGCGCAGCCGCTGGCCGATGTCGCCAAGGGGGGAATCATCTCCGCCAGCGCGGACAATGCCGCGAGTGGCGAGGGCTCCGCCCAGGGCTTCGACGACAACTCGTTGACGAAGTGGCTCGCCTTCCAGTCCACCCCGTGGATCCGCTACCAGCTCGCGGGCGGGGCGAAGACGGTGAAGATGTACACGCTGACGTCCGCCAATGACTTCTCCGGACGGGATCCCCGGAGCTGGACGCTCCAGGCCTCCAATGATGGCTCCACCTGGGTCACCCTGGATACGCGCACCGGGCAGGACTTCCCCTGGCGGTACCAGACCCGGGCGTTCGCCGTGAACAACAACACGGCCTACAGCCAGTACCGGTTGCAGATCAACGAGACCCACGGCGACTCGATCACCCAGTTGGCGGAGATCGAATTGCTCGGCAGATAG